GCAAAAACTTTTTGTGTAGCTTTATCTAAATCACTTGAAAAGCTATTTAATTTTTCACTACTTGAATCACTCTTACAATTTTCATCAATATAATCTTGAACATTAGAATGAACTAATTCATGACTTTCTTTTAAATTTTTCCAGTTTGTAGTTTGTGTAAACTCTTTAGAGTTTTGTTCTTGCTCAATAATCCATTTTCCTAAATCACACTCTGTTGGTTTAGTAACAGACCAAGCGTTTGTCGTTGTTCCTATTTTTTCGAAATTAATATTTTTAAATTTAATATGGTCATTTTTTAATTTAGAAATTTTAAATACTAAATCAATATCTGAAATTTCATTTACACTTGACTCATTAAATTTTGCCCTATCTGCAATTTTTAATAAATTCTCAGATAAACCAGAAACTTCATTTGCTAAAGAACTAATAGTTGTAGCAGAACTTGCATTTACTTGTGTTGCTTGGTCAAGTGCATTTATTGCATCATTTATTTGAACAATACCACTTTCTTCTTCAACACTTGCAGTTGAAACATCTTCTATTAATTCAATTGTTTGATTTATTTTTTCATTAAGACTTGTATATCCACCAATCATATCATTGGCAATTACTTTTCCTTCATTTGCTTTTGAAGTTGCAGCTTCAACAATTCCTTTAATCTCTTTTGCAGCTTCTGCTGATCTATTTGCAAGATTTCTCACTTCTTGTGCAACAACAGCAAAACCTTTTCCAGCTTCACCTGCAGTTGCTGCTTCAACAGCTGCATTTAAAGATAAAATATTTGTTTGGAATGCAATTTGATCAATTACTGTAATTGCATCATTAATTGAATTAACTTGTGTATCAATATCTTCCATAGCCTGTGTAGTTTTAGATGCTAAACTTTGACCTTCAGAAGAAGAACTTTGTAAGTCATTTGCTAAAGAAGACATTTGTTGAACTTTTTGAACATTTGATTTAACGATTGATGTTACTTCTTCTAGTGCAGCTGCTGTTTCTTCTAAGGAAGCAGCTTGTTCATTTGCAGAACTAGATAATTTTTCAGCAGATGTTGATAAAACATTTGTATCATCATTTAGTTTTTTACCACTTGATACAATCATAGATAAGAATTCAGAAACAGCAATTCCAATTAATTTTGTACTTGAGTTAATAGAAGAAACAATTCCACTAACTTCATTTGCATTCGTAGTGTTGTCAACTGTAAAATCAGAACTACCATATCTTAAAAGTGTATTATTTAGTACCGTTAAACTTTCATTTGTTTTATCAATCATTGTATTAATTGATTCTTTCAATTCTTGTATTTGCGGGTTATTTGAATTTTTTTCTACTTTATAAACATAGAATCCATTATTAACTTTTGAAATTACTTCATCTACTTCATCAATTACAATAGCATCAGCAGCAACACCATCTTTTAGTTTTCGAACATAGCCATTAAAACTATCAACTAGTTTTCCTACCTCATCATTAGATTTTTTCTCTATTTCATCAGTATTTGAATCTGGATTGCTCATTTCTTTTATAGCCATATTTAAATTAAGCAATGGTTTTATTATTGATTTATTAATAAAGAATGAATATATGATATAAACTAGTAATATTGCAATTAAAGAGAAAATAATAATACTCATAATAATTGCATTTATTTCATCATTAGTATTTTTTTTCATTAATGAAATATCAGCTTCAATATCATCTACATAAACTCCTGTACCAATTATCCAATCCCAAGCAGCGAATCTTTGTACATAAGAAAATTTCTTAACAGGATTTTCAAACCCTGGTTTTGGCCACATATAAGTAACTAAACCACCTTTTGGTTCTTTATTTGTAACAACAGAAAATTCTTTAAATAGATATTTTCCGGCTTTGTCTTGTATATTTGACAAGTCTTTTCCATCTAAACTAGGTTTAATTGCATGCATAATCATTTTAGGATGAGAATCATTAATCCAGAAATATCCATCTTTACCATATCTCATTTTACTAATAGTAAGTAAGGCTTCTTTTTTAATTTTTGCTGATACATCAGATACGTATTCACCTGTTCCAATTACCCAATTATAAGGCTTAAATAATTTTACAAATGAAACTTTTGCTTGTGGCTTTTCAAAATTTGGTTTAGGCCATACATAATCAACAAAACCCTCACCTTTTGATTTTGCTACATTTGCAAACTCATTAAATATTTTTTTTCCACCTTTATCTTTATAATCAATAAGATCTTTGCCATTTAATTGAGGCTTAATAGGATGCATTACAATTACTGCATTTGTATCATTTATCCAAAAATATCCAGTATTACCATATCTACTCTCTTCAACTAAGGTTTTTAATCTAAACTTTAGAGCATCTTCGGATAATACATCTTTTAACTTTTCATATTCGGCTTCTAAAATCGAAAATAAAAAATTTGTTTGAGTTCTTAAATCATCTTGAACTTCAATTTTTATTTTTTCTATTTCTGTTCTTTTGTGATAAGCATCAACTGTCTTCATAGCTAAAGAGATATAGTTTTGTAACTCTTTTTCTTTTTTGGTGTAGGATTCTTCTTTATATCTTTCAATATTTTCATTTGAAAATTTATTAATTGAATATATTGAAGCAATTGCAATAGACAAAGATACAAAAACTATTGTAATAAGTGCTAAAACTAAAAGTTTTACTTTGATAGAGATATTTGAAAACATGACACTCTCCGTTTTTTATTATTAAATTATCTATATGATAACTATTTTATCTTTAATTTAGCAAGCTGTTTTAATTATTAATTTATTTTTAAAATTTTCTTTTAATAGTTTTCATTATGCATAAAGTATATCAAGGACTATATATTCAAGAATATCTTATCAATATCCTCAATTATAGAAATATCTAGTTTTTTATTATTTGCTTCATCTTTTAATATTAAGATAGCTTCATTATGAGTATGAATACTTCTATAATTTTTATTACTACATAAAGATGAATATTTATTTAAAGTTGACAATAGTCTATCTTTAAAACTTAAATCTTTAGCTCCAAGTTTAAATGGATAACCACTACTATCTAAGCATTCTTGGACCTTACTTGAACATAATGCCATATCGTTAAACCCCATTATATTTGTTAATATTTTTTTATTAAAATATGGATAAGATTTGATTTCTTCATATTCATATATACTTAAATTCTCATCTTTTTCTAAAATACTTGTAGGTATTAAAAGTTTTCCAATGTTACATAATGAAGCAGTAATCATAAAAATATATTTATCTTTATGGTCAAATTCATAAAAATCGCACATTTTTTCACTGTTTTTAACTATTTTAGACTTATTGTCTACAATATTACAAAAGCTTTGTGTTATATTTAGAACTTCTTCAAAGTCTAATGCAGTAGTGAAATCATGTAAATTATTAAAAATAAAATATACAATATCATTTTCATTTTGGATATCAATCCAAAAATCAATACTTGAACTTATCTCAATGAATAAATTTACTATTTTTTCATCAAATAAGATGTTAGAATTGTTCTTTACAAAAGTAATAATTTCATTTCTATTTTCAATACTTTTATTTGAAAAATCATATTTTTCATCTATAAATTGAGTGAAGAAAAGTATTTGTGAAAAAAGTGGGATAGCATTTTCTTTTAATTCATAAATTCCTGAACCATCAAACTTCTCTCCTTGATATTTTAAAATATTAGATTTCTTTGATAAAAAAGGAAAATCTTTAATCTTTTCTTCACTTAATTCATAATAATCTTTATTTTTAATTTTTTGTTCATTTAAAGCAATATCATGACATAAAGAATAAGCACATAAATCAAACATTTCTTCTGGGTTAAATCCTAATCTTTGTCCCATTTTTAAAGATAAAAAAGCAACTCTTTTTGAATGATTTTGAGAAGTGTTATTGTGTTGTAATTCAATATTATCTAATAAGTGAGATGTTGATAATAAAAAGTTGTTTAAATTAAAAGCTAATTGTTTTTTCTTGTCCATTGATATTCCTATTTTTTTACTAAAATTTTATTTGAAGAGTTTTTACTCTTCAAATAATGATGAAATTGCTTCTATACTTTTATCAGTCATATCTAAATCAATATGTCCTGCATCTTTAACTTCAACTAGCTGTACATCAAGTCCTTGTGCTTTCATTTTTTTATAAAAATCTTTTGTAACACTTGGTTTTGATATCTCATCTTTTGTTCCATAAATCATAATAAATTTTGATTCTTTATTCATTTTAGTTAAGACGTCATTTGCAAGAAGATGTTTTTCATTTGCATAATCAGGTCTTTCATATCTACCTGCTACTAATACAACATTTTTTAAAAGTTCAGGATTTAAACCAGCTAAAGATCCACTCATCATAGCTCCAGCTGAATGACCAACAATAGTGATTTCTTTACTTTCATATTTATCTTTTAAAGCAATTACTAATTTTTCTAAGAATTGAACATACTCTTTTGTAGCTGCTTGATGATTATACTCTTTACTTCCAATTGATTTTAATTTATTTAAAGAAGAATCTGAATAACCTGGAAGTGCTACAGCAATTGTACTAATATCACTTGACATATTTAAATTCTCAGCAAAAGGTGCATATCTACCTAATACATTACTTCCTTCATCCCATGTTCCATGAACAATTACGATTAACTTATCATTATCATCACCTTCAAACATTGCATAATTTATACATTCATTTCCAGCATAAATAAAACCTTCACCTTTTTGCTCACAATCTTGTTTACTTACATTTTTTGCAAATGAAAAAGAAGCTGTAACAACTAACAATAAAAATAAAACTTTTTTAAACATTTTGATTCCTTTAATATGTATTTTAAATAATTCCTTTATAATAAAATATTATAACTTAAGGAGAGGTTTTGATAAAAAATAAATATGTAAAAACAATTGTACTTGGACTATTTGTTCTATTAAGTAATCTTAACGCATTAGATATTGCAAAAATGCAAGAAGAAGCAATAAAAGAAGTAAAAGTAATTTCAACACAGGATTTAGTTAAACTTTTAGAAAAAAAACCAAATACTAAAATAATCGACGTTAGATCTAGAGCTGAAATCAATAATCAAGGTGGTTATATTAAAGCTAATAAAGTAAGTAATATACAAAGAGGAGATTTAGAGTTTTTAATTTCTCAAGAAGTGAAAATTGATGATACATTTGTTGTTCATTGTTTTAATGGAAACAAATCACTTTTTGCAGCTAAAAGATTAAAAGATTTAGGATATAAAAATGTTCTGTATTACAAAGATAGTTTTAAAGTTTGGAAAGAAAAGAAACTTCCAATTTCATCTTTAGATAAATACCCACAATCACTTTTATATAATAAAATACAAGAAGTAGCAAAAGATGTTTATACTTCAATTGGAATTACAGCACCCTATGAGTACGAATCAACTGCACATAATAATAACTTAGGTTTTATTGTAGGAGAAGATTCTGTATTAGTATGGAATGCAAGTTCTTCTTATCTTTTAGCACAATCATTTCATAAAGAAATCAAAAAAATTACAAATAAGC
This sequence is a window from Poseidonibacter parvus. Protein-coding genes within it:
- a CDS encoding HD-GYP domain-containing protein; translation: MDKKKQLAFNLNNFLLSTSHLLDNIELQHNNTSQNHSKRVAFLSLKMGQRLGFNPEEMFDLCAYSLCHDIALNEQKIKNKDYYELSEEKIKDFPFLSKKSNILKYQGEKFDGSGIYELKENAIPLFSQILFFTQFIDEKYDFSNKSIENRNEIITFVKNNSNILFDEKIVNLFIEISSSIDFWIDIQNENDIVYFIFNNLHDFTTALDFEEVLNITQSFCNIVDNKSKIVKNSEKMCDFYEFDHKDKYIFMITASLCNIGKLLIPTSILEKDENLSIYEYEEIKSYPYFNKKILTNIMGFNDMALCSSKVQECLDSSGYPFKLGAKDLSFKDRLLSTLNKYSSLCSNKNYRSIHTHNEAILILKDEANNKKLDISIIEDIDKIFLNI
- a CDS encoding alpha/beta hydrolase, producing the protein MFKKVLFLLLVVTASFSFAKNVSKQDCEQKGEGFIYAGNECINYAMFEGDDNDKLIVIVHGTWDEGSNVLGRYAPFAENLNMSSDISTIAVALPGYSDSSLNKLKSIGSKEYNHQAATKEYVQFLEKLVIALKDKYESKEITIVGHSAGAMMSGSLAGLNPELLKNVVLVAGRYERPDYANEKHLLANDVLTKMNKESKFIMIYGTKDEISKPSVTKDFYKKMKAQGLDVQLVEVKDAGHIDLDMTDKSIEAISSLFEE
- a CDS encoding MBL fold metallo-hydrolase gives rise to the protein MIKNKYVKTIVLGLFVLLSNLNALDIAKMQEEAIKEVKVISTQDLVKLLEKKPNTKIIDVRSRAEINNQGGYIKANKVSNIQRGDLEFLISQEVKIDDTFVVHCFNGNKSLFAAKRLKDLGYKNVLYYKDSFKVWKEKKLPISSLDKYPQSLLYNKIQEVAKDVYTSIGITAPYEYESTAHNNNLGFIVGEDSVLVWNASSSYLLAQSFHKEIKKITNKPVKYVVLENSQGHAILGSNYWKEQGAKIIAHEIVEDEIAIKGQRIFSRMQRVLKDKFEGTKVVEPDEYFKDSMTFDLGNKIVEAKYLGYAHEHSDIILWLPKEKITFAGDIAFNNRLLPIFEITETKKWLEAWDKFTALNAKIVVPGHGEVTNMQTVTKYTKDYLVYLREKVEEILDDDGGLNDAYNIDMSAFEHLDTYKELGKQNIARVFKQMEFEE
- a CDS encoding cache domain-containing protein — protein: MFSNISIKVKLLVLALITIVFVSLSIAIASIYSINKFSNENIERYKEESYTKKEKELQNYISLAMKTVDAYHKRTEIEKIKIEVQDDLRTQTNFLFSILEAEYEKLKDVLSEDALKFRLKTLVEESRYGNTGYFWINDTNAVIVMHPIKPQLNGKDLIDYKDKGGKKIFNEFANVAKSKGEGFVDYVWPKPNFEKPQAKVSFVKLFKPYNWVIGTGEYVSDVSAKIKKEALLTISKMRYGKDGYFWINDSHPKMIMHAIKPSLDGKDLSNIQDKAGKYLFKEFSVVTNKEPKGGLVTYMWPKPGFENPVKKFSYVQRFAAWDWIIGTGVYVDDIEADISLMKKNTNDEINAIIMSIIIFSLIAILLVYIIYSFFINKSIIKPLLNLNMAIKEMSNPDSNTDEIEKKSNDEVGKLVDSFNGYVRKLKDGVAADAIVIDEVDEVISKVNNGFYVYKVEKNSNNPQIQELKESINTMIDKTNESLTVLNNTLLRYGSSDFTVDNTTNANEVSGIVSSINSSTKLIGIAVSEFLSMIVSSGKKLNDDTNVLSTSAEKLSSSANEQAASLEETAAALEEVTSIVKSNVQKVQQMSSLANDLQSSSSEGQSLASKTTQAMEDIDTQVNSINDAITVIDQIAFQTNILSLNAAVEAATAGEAGKGFAVVAQEVRNLANRSAEAAKEIKGIVEAATSKANEGKVIANDMIGGYTSLNEKINQTIELIEDVSTASVEEESGIVQINDAINALDQATQVNASSATTISSLANEVSGLSENLLKIADRAKFNESSVNEISDIDLVFKISKLKNDHIKFKNINFEKIGTTTNAWSVTKPTECDLGKWIIEQEQNSKEFTQTTNWKNLKESHELVHSNVQDYIDENCKSDSSSEKLNSFSSDLDKATQKVFASLDQIKRDNVINVNVENKMITEPKTVTLPKASSSTSSSVKRTQEVKNKVIESKPSKDDDEWESF